The following proteins are co-located in the Candidatus Tanganyikabacteria bacterium genome:
- a CDS encoding transposase, which yields MQDRTTPLPLPIACGKKVFAAFDVAGLTSDGGISFVRSVDDRLGLTASLAALLPDPRDLRYVTHSALDLLRQRVYSIVAGYEDLNDAARLRGDPALKLAVGRDALDSDADLGSPATL from the coding sequence ATGCAAGATCGTACCACCCCGCTTCCACTCCCGATCGCTTGTGGCAAGAAAGTCTTCGCCGCGTTTGACGTTGCAGGTCTGACCAGCGATGGCGGCATCTCGTTCGTCCGCTCCGTGGATGACCGCCTCGGTTTGACCGCAAGCCTGGCCGCTCTGCTGCCCGATCCCCGGGATCTGCGCTATGTGACCCACTCGGCCCTGGATCTTCTGCGGCAGCGTGTCTATTCCATCGTCGCGGGCTACGAGGATCTCAACGACGCCGCCCGCTTGCGCGGCGACCCGGCGCTCAAGTTGGCGGTCGGCCGCGACGCGCTCGATTCGGATGCCGATCTTGGCAGTCCGGCCACGCTGTGA